In one Bradyrhizobium cosmicum genomic region, the following are encoded:
- a CDS encoding lytic transglycosylase domain-containing protein — protein sequence MAGLSVGCAALAKSNETTAEAAKETTKPAAKDAAKGSTKGTGKETAKDAAKETAKGATKGASAPAKDAAKKPAKDANKNAGKEPAKDKPKPAAPKAASSKPAVPKAAAAAPAPKSTPAANSSSPKAAPAPTATATVRPTAPAPAKPLAAPVLAPATRQHAAPRKPVTPAAVAATSSTSQADKDTLESVIELVRKRKAGDATNAAASISDPVARKLAEWIILRSEDNGATVERYRAFLSANPSWPSQTFLRRRLEAAMWDDRRDDQVAWSWFENESPVSAKGRFTLAKAMLARGDRANAERLVRDAWRSDPMSEDTENNALEQFGALLTPGDQKARMDTLLYGSENEAALRAAKRLGAGYVALAKARIASLKKAPNARALLEAVPRELHSDPGFMFSKIQLLRREEKFAEAAQLMLSAPKDPNRLYNLDEWWIERRLLARKMIDTEEFRSAYLIARDAALPSRDIYKTEQEFTAGWIALRFLNDPASAAQHFARIGVGSVNPTALARAGYWQGRAAEAAGRQQEARNAYARAAEQSTSYYGQLARAKLGLPQIELNSQPRGRGAERLEIVRAAQLLYELDEREMAVPMLADMGENGDPEALTGLGELTQRYNDARGMLLVGKAALNRGLPFDFYAYPVNGIPQFTPIGPEVERSIVYAIARQESAFNPSVVSPAQAYGLMQVTPDAARYVCKRHGATYDLGRLKNDSVYNATLGSAELGGLLEDYRGSYIMTFAAYNAGRGSVKKWVDRYGDPRDPKVDAVDWVELIPFSETRNYVQRIMENLQVYRARFGGGTRLQIEADLRRGAGSVE from the coding sequence ATGGCAGGGCTGTCGGTCGGCTGCGCCGCCTTGGCCAAGTCCAACGAGACGACCGCGGAAGCAGCCAAGGAGACCACAAAGCCAGCTGCCAAGGATGCGGCAAAGGGCTCCACCAAGGGAACCGGCAAGGAAACGGCGAAGGACGCAGCCAAGGAAACGGCCAAGGGCGCGACCAAGGGTGCAAGCGCCCCAGCCAAGGACGCCGCAAAGAAACCCGCCAAGGATGCAAACAAGAACGCCGGCAAAGAGCCCGCGAAGGATAAGCCTAAACCTGCCGCGCCCAAGGCTGCTTCGTCCAAGCCTGCCGTACCCAAGGCTGCCGCAGCGGCCCCTGCGCCAAAATCGACACCGGCCGCCAACAGTTCGTCGCCCAAGGCCGCACCTGCGCCCACCGCGACGGCCACCGTCAGACCGACCGCCCCTGCCCCCGCCAAACCGCTCGCCGCTCCAGTGCTTGCTCCTGCGACCCGCCAGCACGCCGCGCCGCGCAAACCCGTGACGCCGGCTGCTGTCGCTGCGACCTCGTCGACGTCGCAAGCCGACAAGGACACGCTGGAGAGCGTCATCGAGCTCGTTCGCAAGCGCAAGGCGGGTGACGCCACCAACGCCGCAGCCTCGATCTCGGATCCCGTCGCGCGAAAGCTCGCGGAATGGATCATCCTGCGCAGCGAGGACAATGGCGCGACCGTGGAGCGTTACCGCGCCTTCCTCTCCGCCAATCCGAGCTGGCCGTCGCAGACCTTCCTGCGCCGCCGCCTCGAAGCTGCGATGTGGGACGACAGACGCGACGATCAGGTGGCGTGGTCGTGGTTCGAGAACGAATCCCCCGTGTCCGCCAAGGGCCGCTTCACGCTCGCCAAGGCGATGCTGGCGCGCGGCGACCGCGCCAATGCCGAGCGGCTGGTGCGCGATGCCTGGCGCAGCGATCCGATGTCGGAGGATACCGAGAACAACGCGCTCGAGCAGTTCGGCGCGTTGCTGACGCCGGGCGACCAGAAGGCGCGGATGGACACGCTGCTCTACGGCAGCGAGAACGAGGCCGCGCTGCGCGCAGCAAAACGTCTCGGCGCGGGCTACGTCGCGCTCGCCAAGGCCCGCATCGCTTCCCTCAAGAAAGCGCCGAACGCGCGTGCGCTGCTGGAGGCCGTGCCGCGCGAGCTGCACAGCGATCCCGGCTTCATGTTCAGCAAGATCCAACTCCTGCGCCGCGAGGAGAAGTTTGCCGAAGCCGCCCAGCTCATGCTGTCGGCGCCGAAGGATCCGAACCGGCTCTACAATCTCGACGAATGGTGGATCGAGCGGCGCCTGCTGGCGCGCAAGATGATCGACACCGAGGAATTCCGCAGCGCCTATCTGATCGCGCGCGATGCGGCCCTGCCCTCGCGCGACATCTACAAGACCGAGCAGGAATTCACCGCGGGCTGGATCGCGCTGCGCTTCCTCAACGATCCCGCCTCGGCCGCGCAGCATTTCGCCCGCATCGGCGTCGGCAGCGTCAACCCGACCGCGCTGGCGCGCGCCGGCTATTGGCAGGGCCGCGCGGCGGAAGCGGCGGGCCGCCAGCAGGAGGCCCGCAACGCCTATGCAAGGGCGGCGGAGCAATCCACCAGCTATTACGGCCAGCTCGCGCGCGCCAAACTCGGCCTGCCGCAGATCGAGCTCAACAGCCAGCCGCGCGGCCGCGGCGCCGAACGGCTCGAAATCGTGCGCGCCGCGCAGCTGCTCTACGAGCTCGACGAGCGCGAGATGGCGGTGCCGATGCTTGCCGACATGGGCGAGAACGGCGATCCCGAAGCCCTCACCGGCCTTGGCGAGCTCACCCAGCGCTACAACGATGCGCGCGGCATGCTGCTGGTCGGCAAGGCCGCGCTCAACCGCGGCCTGCCGTTCGACTTCTATGCCTATCCCGTCAACGGCATTCCGCAGTTCACGCCGATCGGCCCCGAGGTCGAGCGCAGCATCGTCTACGCGATCGCCCGGCAGGAGAGCGCGTTCAACCCTTCGGTGGTCTCGCCGGCGCAGGCCTACGGCCTGATGCAGGTGACGCCGGATGCCGCGCGCTATGTCTGCAAGCGGCACGGCGCGACCTACGATCTGGGGAGGCTGAAGAACGATTCGGTCTACAACGCCACGCTCGGCTCGGCCGAGCTCGGCGGGCTGCTCGAGGACTATCGCGGCTCCTACATCATGACGTTTGCCGCCTACAATGCCGGCCGCGGCAGCGTGAAGAAGTGGGTCGATCGCTATGGCGATCCGCGCGACCCCAAGGTCGACGCAGTCGACTGGGTCGAGCTCATTCCATTCTCCGAGACGCGCAACTACGTGCAGCGGATCATGGAGAACCTTCAGGTCTACCGCGCCCGCTTCGGCGGCGGCACGCGGTTGCAGATCGAGGCCGACCTGCGCCGCGGCGCCG
- the dapA gene encoding 4-hydroxy-tetrahydrodipicolinate synthase — MAAKTKFRGSFTALVTPFKNGSLDEAAFRSLVNWQISEGTNGLVPVGTTGESPTLSHDEHKKVVEWCIAEAKGRVPVIAGAGSNSTKEAIELAQHAEKAGADAVLVVTPYYNKPTQEGMYQHFKAINDAIGIPIIIYNIPPRSVIDMSVDTMKRLWELKNIAGVKDATASMVRVSQQRAAMGEDFNQLSGEDATIIGYMAHGGHGCISVTSNVAPRLCSEFQAAWAKGDHATALKIHDKLMPLHNNLFIESNPAPIKYAMSLLGKLDETLRLPMVPVTEPTRVAVRSAMVHAGLIN; from the coding sequence ATGGCAGCCAAGACGAAATTCCGGGGGTCGTTCACCGCCTTGGTCACGCCGTTCAAGAACGGCTCGCTGGACGAGGCGGCTTTCCGTTCCCTGGTCAACTGGCAGATCTCGGAGGGCACCAACGGCCTCGTCCCGGTCGGCACCACCGGCGAGAGCCCGACGCTCAGCCACGACGAGCACAAGAAGGTCGTCGAATGGTGCATCGCTGAAGCCAAGGGCCGCGTGCCCGTGATTGCGGGGGCAGGCTCCAATTCCACCAAGGAGGCGATCGAGCTCGCCCAGCACGCCGAGAAGGCGGGCGCGGACGCCGTGTTGGTCGTGACACCCTACTACAACAAGCCCACCCAGGAGGGCATGTACCAGCACTTCAAGGCGATCAACGATGCGATCGGGATTCCGATCATCATCTACAACATCCCGCCGCGCTCGGTGATCGACATGTCGGTCGACACCATGAAGCGGCTGTGGGAGCTGAAGAACATCGCCGGCGTCAAGGACGCGACCGCCAGCATGGTCCGCGTGTCGCAGCAGCGTGCGGCCATGGGCGAGGATTTCAACCAGCTGTCCGGCGAGGACGCCACCATCATCGGCTACATGGCGCATGGCGGCCACGGCTGCATCTCGGTGACCTCGAACGTCGCGCCGCGGCTGTGCTCGGAGTTCCAGGCCGCCTGGGCAAAGGGCGATCACGCCACCGCGCTGAAGATTCACGACAAGCTGATGCCGTTGCACAACAACCTCTTCATCGAGAGCAATCCGGCGCCGATCAAGTACGCGATGTCGTTGCTCGGCAAGCTGGACGAGACGCTGCGGCTGCCGATGGTGCCGGTCACCGAGCCGACGCGCGTTGCCGTGCGCAGCGCCATGGTCCATGCTGGTCTGATCAACTGA
- the mscL gene encoding large conductance mechanosensitive channel protein MscL — MLKEFREFAVKGNVVDLAVGVIIGAAFGAIVTSLVGDIIMPLIGAITGGLDFSNYFTPLSKAVTATNLADAKKQGAVLAWGSFLTLTINFVIIAFVLFLVIRGINTLKRKEEAAPSTPPKPSAEVELLTEIRDLLRKP, encoded by the coding sequence ATGCTCAAGGAATTCCGCGAATTCGCCGTGAAGGGCAACGTCGTCGACCTCGCGGTCGGCGTCATCATCGGCGCGGCCTTCGGCGCCATCGTCACGTCGCTGGTCGGCGACATCATCATGCCGTTGATTGGCGCGATCACCGGTGGTCTCGACTTCTCGAACTACTTCACCCCCTTGTCCAAGGCGGTCACCGCCACCAACTTAGCTGATGCGAAGAAGCAAGGTGCCGTACTTGCCTGGGGCAGCTTCCTCACGCTGACGATCAACTTCGTCATCATTGCCTTCGTGCTGTTCCTGGTGATCCGCGGCATCAATACGCTGAAGCGCAAGGAGGAGGCCGCGCCCTCCACTCCGCCGAAGCCGTCGGCCGAGGTCGAGTTGCTGACCGAGATCCGCGATCTCCTCAGGAAGCCCTGA
- the smpB gene encoding SsrA-binding protein SmpB encodes MAEKNERPIKVMAENRKARFNYAIEDTIEAGIALTGTEVKSIRNGKSTIAESYADSKNGEIWLINATIPEYLQGNRFNHEPKRPRKLLLHRRQINKLMGAVDREGMTLIPLKLYFNERGRAKLQLAVAKGKKLHDKRETEKKRDWSREKGRLMRARG; translated from the coding sequence ATGGCCGAGAAGAACGAGCGTCCGATCAAGGTCATGGCGGAAAACCGCAAGGCCCGCTTCAACTACGCCATCGAGGATACGATCGAGGCGGGCATCGCGCTGACCGGCACAGAGGTCAAGTCGATCCGAAACGGCAAGAGTACGATCGCGGAATCCTATGCCGATTCCAAGAACGGCGAGATCTGGCTGATCAACGCCACCATCCCCGAATATCTCCAGGGCAACCGCTTCAATCACGAGCCCAAGCGACCGCGGAAGCTGCTGCTGCATCGCCGGCAGATCAACAAGCTGATGGGGGCGGTCGATCGCGAGGGCATGACGCTGATTCCGCTCAAGCTCTATTTCAATGAGAGAGGTCGCGCCAAATTGCAGCTGGCGGTTGCAAAGGGCAAGAAGCTGCACGACAAGCGCGAGACCGAGAAGAAGCGCGACTGGAGCCGGGAGAAGGGCCGGCTGATGCGGGCGAGGGGATAA
- a CDS encoding peroxiredoxin encodes MNQRNLLEVDWSQIPAPADDGGAAHLEGMALPAISLLATDDTSVTLSALRGRTVVFAYPRTGEPGKIALVDDWDMIPGARGCTPQTCAFRDLFAELKAAGASHVFGLSTQSNAYQTEMASRLHLPFPVLSDEKLALTRALNLPTMEVAGLTLIKRLALIIDDARITHVFYPVFPPDRNAGDVLDWLKANPANDSAKA; translated from the coding sequence ATGAATCAACGGAACCTGCTCGAGGTCGATTGGAGCCAGATTCCCGCGCCCGCCGATGACGGCGGTGCGGCGCATCTCGAAGGCATGGCGCTGCCGGCGATCAGCCTGCTTGCCACGGACGACACGTCAGTGACGCTGTCGGCGCTGCGCGGCCGGACCGTGGTGTTCGCCTATCCGCGCACCGGCGAGCCCGGCAAGATCGCGCTGGTCGACGATTGGGACATGATCCCGGGTGCGCGCGGTTGTACGCCGCAGACTTGCGCGTTTCGCGATCTGTTCGCCGAGCTGAAGGCCGCCGGAGCCTCGCACGTGTTCGGTCTGTCGACCCAGAGCAATGCCTACCAGACCGAGATGGCCTCGCGGCTGCATCTGCCGTTCCCCGTGCTGTCGGACGAGAAGCTGGCGCTGACGCGCGCGCTCAATCTGCCGACGATGGAGGTCGCGGGCCTGACCTTGATCAAGCGCCTCGCGCTGATCATCGACGACGCCAGGATCACGCATGTGTTCTACCCGGTGTTTCCGCCAGACCGGAATGCCGGCGATGTGCTGGACTGGCTGAAGGCCAATCCGGCCAACGATTCCGCCAAGGCCTAA
- a CDS encoding uracil-DNA glycosylase: MTTSRSEAARSSHQASPTLVPDRDCPLCPRLVAFRKANRAREPLWHNAPVPPFGDIKARLLIVGLAPGMQGANRTGRPFTGDYAGDLLYATLLEYGFAEGTYHARPDDGLKLVDCRIANAVHCVPPQNKPLPVEINTCRQFLVANLETMPKLRAIVALGRIAHDSVLKPLKLKASQAPFGHGAVHQAGAFRLYDSYHCSRYNTNTRVLTTDMFRSVFARIKADLD; encoded by the coding sequence ATGACGACTTCGAGGAGTGAGGCGGCCCGGTCAAGCCACCAGGCCTCCCCCACCCTCGTCCCCGACCGCGACTGTCCGCTCTGTCCGCGCCTGGTCGCCTTTCGCAAGGCGAACCGCGCGCGGGAGCCGTTATGGCACAATGCGCCCGTCCCGCCCTTCGGCGACATCAAGGCGCGCCTCCTGATCGTCGGCCTTGCGCCGGGCATGCAGGGCGCCAACCGCACCGGCCGCCCTTTCACCGGCGACTATGCCGGCGACTTGCTCTACGCCACGCTGCTCGAATACGGCTTTGCCGAGGGCACGTATCACGCGCGCCCGGACGACGGCCTGAAGCTGGTCGACTGCCGCATCGCCAATGCCGTGCATTGCGTACCGCCGCAGAACAAGCCGCTGCCGGTCGAGATCAACACCTGCCGCCAGTTCCTCGTCGCGAATCTCGAGACGATGCCGAAGCTGCGCGCGATCGTCGCGCTCGGGCGGATTGCGCACGACAGCGTGCTCAAGCCGCTGAAGCTGAAGGCCTCGCAGGCCCCCTTCGGCCATGGCGCGGTGCATCAGGCCGGCGCGTTCAGGCTCTACGACAGCTATCACTGCTCGCGCTACAACACGAACACGCGCGTGCTGACGACGGACATGTTCCGCAGCGTATTCGCCAGGATCAAGGCCGACCTCGATTAG
- a CDS encoding NYN domain-containing protein, with amino-acid sequence MSPSSTDKIALFIDGANLYATAKTLGFDIDYKRLLKEFQSRGTLLRAFYYTAIIEDQEYSSIRPLIDWLDYNGYTVVTKATKEFIDASGRRKVKGNMDIELAVDAMELAEHIDQMVLFSGDGDFRSLVEAVQRRGVRVTVISTIASQPPMIADELRRQADVFTDLVELQSKLGRDPSERPAPRDRSERGEGRHHAPQFLQRATTMAPRGDDDFEE; translated from the coding sequence ATGTCACCTTCCTCTACCGACAAGATCGCGCTCTTCATCGACGGAGCCAATCTTTACGCAACGGCGAAAACTCTAGGCTTCGACATCGACTACAAGCGCCTGCTGAAGGAATTTCAGAGCCGCGGGACGCTGTTGCGGGCGTTCTACTACACCGCGATCATCGAGGATCAGGAATACTCCTCGATCCGTCCACTGATCGACTGGCTGGACTACAATGGCTACACCGTCGTCACCAAGGCGACCAAGGAGTTCATCGACGCCTCCGGCCGCCGCAAGGTCAAGGGCAACATGGACATCGAGCTCGCCGTGGACGCCATGGAGCTCGCCGAACACATCGACCAGATGGTGCTGTTCTCGGGTGACGGCGACTTCCGCTCCCTGGTCGAGGCCGTCCAGCGCCGCGGCGTGCGGGTCACCGTGATCTCCACCATCGCGAGCCAGCCGCCGATGATCGCCGACGAGCTGCGCCGCCAGGCCGACGTCTTCACCGATCTCGTCGAGCTGCAATCCAAGCTCGGCCGCGACCCGTCTGAACGCCCCGCCCCGCGCGACCGCAGCGAGCGCGGCGAGGGACGCCACCACGCCCCGCAATTCCTCCAGCGCGCGACCACGATGGCGCCGAGGGGCGATGACGACTTCGAGGAGTGA
- the rpoZ gene encoding DNA-directed RNA polymerase subunit omega: MARVTVEDCIDKVDNRFDLVLLAAHRARMISSGSQLTVDRDNDKNPVVSLREIADTTISPEDLREELVHSLQKFVEVDEPEPDTVPLIGSAGASVDADDTEVAVERMTEEELLKGLEGLAPPEEQPEEDE, from the coding sequence ATGGCTCGCGTCACCGTAGAAGATTGTATCGACAAGGTCGACAACCGGTTTGACCTGGTCCTGCTGGCCGCCCACCGTGCCCGCATGATCTCGTCCGGTTCACAACTAACGGTTGACCGCGATAACGACAAGAACCCTGTTGTGTCTTTGCGCGAAATTGCTGACACGACCATTTCGCCGGAGGACCTCCGCGAGGAGCTGGTGCACTCGCTCCAGAAGTTCGTCGAGGTTGACGAGCCCGAGCCCGACACGGTGCCGTTGATCGGTTCCGCCGGCGCCAGCGTCGATGCGGATGATACCGAAGTTGCTGTTGAGCGCATGACCGAAGAGGAACTCCTGAAGGGCCTCGAGGGCCTCGCGCCGCCGGAAGAGCAGCCCGAGGAGGACGAGTAA
- a CDS encoding RelA/SpoT family protein: MVYRRHRPTQMMAATESVAVAPTAPVARPAKPRARMMRQYDLVERVRSYNPNTNEDLLNRAYVYAMKAHGSQTRASGDPYFSHPLEVAAILTDLKLDDATIVAALLHDTIEDTEATRAEIDQIFGPEIGALVEGLTKLKRLELVSREAKQAENLRKLLLAIADDVRVLLVKLADRLHNMRTLDFVPTESRRRIAEETLDIYAPLAGRMGMQEMREELEDLSFRTLDPEAYTVVMQRLDALAERNRNLIGEIEDQLSNNLRHRGLGARVYGRRKKPFSIWTKMERKSIGFEQLSDIFGFRVVVNDIESCYRALGIVHTTWPVVPGRFKDYISTPKQNDYRSIHTTVIGPGNQRVELQIRTEEMDQIAERGIAAHAFYKEGAGSPTEFLKRESNAFAWLRHTIGILSESANPEEFLEHTKLELFHDQVFCFTPKGKLIALPRHANVIDFAYAVHTDVGNSAVGCKINGKFAPLSSELQNGDEVEVLTSEAQAAPPSAWETLAVTGKARAAIRRATRTAVRDQYVGLGRRIVERLFERAKIEYADDKLKGALPRLARTSIEDVMAAVGRGEIKASHVARAMYPDYKEERVARYGVKKGLAAKLKEKSSEPPRSPVAIPIGGINSDLPVKFAPNGGAVPGDRIVGIVTPGEGITIYPIQAPALKDFEEEPERWLDVRWDIEDSVPQRFPARIRVENVNEPGALAQIATVIAEHDGNIDNISMQRRSPDFTETTIDLEVYDLKHLSAILAQLRAKAVVARVERVNG; this comes from the coding sequence ATGGTGTATCGGCGCCACAGACCAACGCAGATGATGGCCGCAACCGAATCGGTTGCCGTGGCCCCGACTGCGCCGGTGGCCCGCCCGGCCAAGCCGCGTGCGCGCATGATGCGTCAATATGACCTCGTCGAGCGCGTCAGGTCCTACAATCCGAATACCAACGAAGACCTGCTGAACCGGGCCTATGTCTACGCCATGAAGGCGCATGGTTCGCAGACCCGCGCCTCGGGCGATCCGTATTTCTCGCATCCGCTCGAAGTGGCAGCGATTCTCACCGACCTGAAGCTCGACGATGCCACCATCGTGGCCGCGCTGCTGCACGACACGATCGAGGACACCGAGGCGACGCGGGCCGAGATCGACCAGATCTTCGGCCCCGAGATCGGAGCGCTGGTCGAGGGCCTGACCAAGCTGAAGCGCCTTGAGCTGGTGTCGCGCGAGGCCAAGCAGGCCGAGAACCTGCGCAAATTGTTGCTGGCCATTGCTGACGATGTCCGTGTGCTTCTGGTCAAGCTTGCCGACCGCCTGCACAACATGCGCACCCTGGATTTCGTGCCGACGGAATCGCGCCGCCGCATCGCCGAGGAGACGCTCGATATCTATGCGCCGCTGGCGGGGCGCATGGGCATGCAGGAAATGCGCGAGGAGCTGGAGGATCTGTCCTTCCGCACGCTCGATCCCGAAGCCTATACGGTGGTGATGCAGCGCCTCGACGCGCTTGCCGAGCGCAACCGCAATCTGATCGGCGAGATCGAGGACCAGCTCTCCAACAATCTGCGCCACCGCGGCCTCGGTGCGCGGGTCTACGGCCGCCGCAAGAAGCCATTCTCGATCTGGACCAAGATGGAGCGCAAGTCGATCGGCTTCGAGCAATTGTCCGACATCTTCGGCTTTCGCGTCGTCGTCAACGACATCGAGTCCTGCTATCGCGCGCTCGGCATCGTCCACACCACCTGGCCGGTCGTGCCGGGCCGCTTCAAGGACTACATCTCGACGCCGAAGCAGAACGACTACCGCTCGATCCACACCACCGTGATCGGTCCCGGCAACCAGCGCGTCGAGCTCCAGATCCGCACCGAGGAGATGGACCAGATTGCCGAGCGCGGCATCGCCGCGCACGCGTTCTACAAGGAAGGCGCGGGCTCGCCGACCGAATTCCTCAAGCGCGAGTCCAACGCGTTTGCCTGGCTGCGCCATACCATCGGCATCCTCTCCGAGAGCGCCAACCCCGAGGAATTCCTCGAACATACCAAGCTCGAGCTGTTCCACGACCAGGTGTTCTGCTTCACGCCGAAGGGCAAGCTGATCGCGCTGCCGCGCCATGCCAACGTGATCGACTTCGCCTATGCCGTGCATACCGACGTCGGCAACAGCGCGGTCGGCTGCAAGATCAACGGCAAGTTCGCGCCGCTGTCCTCCGAGCTGCAGAACGGCGACGAGGTCGAGGTGCTGACCTCTGAAGCGCAAGCGGCGCCGCCCTCGGCCTGGGAGACGCTGGCGGTCACCGGCAAGGCCCGGGCCGCGATCCGCCGCGCCACGCGCACCGCCGTGCGCGACCAATATGTCGGTCTCGGCCGGCGCATCGTGGAGCGCCTGTTCGAGCGCGCCAAGATCGAATACGCCGACGACAAGCTCAAGGGGGCGCTGCCGCGGCTCGCGCGCACCTCGATCGAGGACGTCATGGCAGCGGTCGGACGTGGCGAGATCAAGGCCTCCCACGTCGCGCGGGCGATGTATCCCGACTACAAGGAGGAGCGCGTCGCGCGCTACGGCGTCAAGAAGGGGCTCGCCGCCAAGCTCAAGGAGAAATCGTCTGAGCCTCCGCGCAGCCCGGTCGCGATCCCGATCGGCGGCATCAATTCCGACCTGCCGGTGAAGTTCGCGCCGAATGGCGGCGCCGTGCCCGGCGACCGCATCGTCGGCATCGTCACGCCGGGCGAGGGCATCACGATCTATCCGATCCAGGCGCCGGCCCTGAAGGATTTCGAGGAAGAGCCGGAGCGCTGGCTCGACGTGCGCTGGGACATCGAGGACTCCGTGCCGCAGCGCTTTCCGGCCCGGATCAGAGTCGAGAACGTCAACGAGCCCGGCGCGCTGGCGCAGATCGCGACCGTGATCGCCGAGCATGACGGCAACATCGACAACATCAGCATGCAGCGCCGCTCGCCTGACTTCACGGAGACGACGATCGATCTCGAAGTCTACGATCTCAAGCATTTGAGCGCGATCCTCGCCCAACTGCGCGCGAAGGCGGTCGTTGCCCGCGTCGAACGTGTTAATGGATAG
- a CDS encoding pyridoxine 5'-phosphate synthase — MPASPLRLGVNVDHVATLRNARGGRNPDPVRAALLAIEAGADGITAHLREDRRHIRDEDMARLKAEISKPLNFEMAATDDMMRISLATRPHAVCLVPERRQEVTTEGGLDVVGQHNALAPYIARLNDAGIRVSLFIAADPAQIEMAARLRAPVIEIHTGAWCDAVVDGHTGKADAEWKRIVAGVKLAKDAGLEVHAGHGLDYVTAESIAALPEIMELNIGYYMIGEALFVGLAETVRSMRAAMERGRSRA; from the coding sequence ATGCCCGCTTCTCCGCTCCGCCTCGGCGTCAATGTCGACCATGTCGCGACCCTGCGTAATGCGCGCGGCGGCCGCAATCCCGATCCGGTGCGCGCGGCGCTGCTTGCGATCGAGGCCGGCGCTGACGGCATCACTGCCCACTTGCGCGAGGATCGCCGGCACATCCGCGACGAGGACATGGCGCGGCTCAAGGCCGAGATCTCCAAGCCGCTCAATTTCGAGATGGCGGCGACCGACGACATGATGCGGATCTCGCTCGCCACCAGGCCGCATGCGGTGTGCCTGGTGCCCGAGCGCCGGCAGGAGGTGACGACGGAAGGCGGGCTCGACGTGGTCGGCCAGCACAATGCGCTCGCGCCCTATATCGCGCGGCTGAACGATGCCGGCATCCGCGTTTCGCTGTTCATCGCCGCCGATCCCGCACAGATCGAGATGGCGGCGCGGCTGCGCGCGCCCGTGATCGAGATCCACACCGGCGCCTGGTGCGACGCCGTGGTCGACGGCCACACCGGCAAGGCCGATGCGGAGTGGAAGCGGATCGTGGCGGGCGTGAAGCTGGCGAAGGACGCCGGGCTGGAAGTGCACGCCGGCCACGGGCTCGACTACGTGACGGCGGAGAGCATCGCGGCGCTGCCTGAGATCATGGAGCTCAACATCGGCTACTACATGATCGGCGAAGCCTTGTTCGTCGGCCTCGCCGAGACCGTCCGCAGCATGCGCGCGGCGATGGAGCGCGGCCGGAGCCGGGCATGA
- the acpS gene encoding holo-ACP synthase, with protein sequence MIIGIGSDLIDITRVGKVIERHGERFLDRIFTAAERAKAERRAKNEKMVVATYAKRFAAKEACSKALGTGIRRGVWWRDMGVVNLPGGRPTMQLTGGALARLQALTPEGFEARIDLSITDDWPLAQAFVVISAVPRAKP encoded by the coding sequence ATGATCATCGGCATCGGCTCCGACCTGATCGACATCACCCGCGTCGGCAAGGTGATCGAGCGCCATGGCGAGCGCTTCCTCGACCGCATCTTCACCGCGGCCGAGCGCGCCAAGGCGGAGCGCCGGGCCAAGAACGAGAAGATGGTGGTCGCGACCTACGCCAAGCGCTTTGCCGCCAAGGAGGCCTGCTCCAAGGCGCTCGGCACTGGCATCCGGCGCGGAGTCTGGTGGCGGGACATGGGCGTGGTCAACCTGCCGGGGGGCCGGCCGACCATGCAATTGACGGGCGGGGCGCTCGCCCGGCTCCAGGCCCTGACGCCGGAGGGGTTCGAGGCGAGGATCGACCTGTCGATCACCGATGACTGGCCGCTGGCACAGGCGTTCGTCGTCATTTCCGCCGTGCCGCGGGCCAAGCCCTGA